From Argopecten irradians isolate NY chromosome 3, Ai_NY, whole genome shotgun sequence:
CCTAAATATAAGTCATTtcataattgaagtttgtttgttttatagtaATCACATGATGGGAAAGGCTAGGAAAATATCAGAAAAGCGTCCCCAGCGACTACGAGGCGGATATCCCTTGTCCCCTGGAAGAGGCACCAGAGTCAGGAAGGCCTTATTTGAGGTACAGCAAAAAAAGTTATCATTGCGGGATGCTTCTAAGCAGTATGGTTTTTCTTTTGGTTTTCTCCAACGAAGGCTTTCGGGCGAAGTTGAAGTGGACAAGAGGAAAGGTCCTAGGCCTGTATTTAACAAGGAAGAGGAGGTAGCTATGGCTACATGGTTGAGGGAGATGGCAGAGCGAGGGATGGGTTTGAAACCTCAGGAGTTTTTGGACTTCGTGCAAGGAGTTGTTAGGAAAGAGGGAAAACCAAATAATTTCAAGGATGGTAGGCCTGGCCATGATTGGTATTATGCCTTCATGGCCAGGAATGCCGAAGTGGTAGAGCCCAGGAAAGAGACACCTCTCGAAATGTGCCGGGCTAAAGTTAACAAGACCAAATTGGATACCTGGTTTGTTAACTTTAGACAATTTCTATCAAACCACGACCTCTTAGACAAACCAAAGAGAATATGGAATGCTGATGAGACGGGGTTCAGCATGGGAAGTGTGCCTGGCAGAGTGATTGGTCCACTGAAGAGCAACGGTCATAAGGTCCCCCACGTATCTGGAGGACACAGTAAACAGCGGCATACGGTGATGTTTTGCGGGAATGCCAGCGGTGATATCATTCCTCCTTATTTTGTGTATCCTGAGCCAAAACCCAAGGGTTACAATCCAATGACCGGAGGAATTGATGGGAGCAAAGTTTCTTATACTAAAAAAGGATGGATGGACACTGCCACGTTTAAGACTTTTCTTTCTCATTTTGATGAACATGCCGGTACGGACAGGCCAGTCGTTCTTCTGGTTGACGGAGTCAGCAGTCATGTTGACCTATCTGTGTTCCAGGACGCTCGAGGCCGTGGCATAGAACTGTATAGACTGGTTGCCAACGCCACCCATCTGATGCAGCCTTTAGATAAAGGAGTGTTTGGTCCTCTGAAAACCAGATGGCATCAAGTTGTCCGTAAGCACACCAGAGAGAACCCGGGATGTCCAATTGGCAAGCAAACGTTTGCAGAGAAACTGAAGGAGGCCTTTCTTCTATTTTACAAGCCATTGACGGTCATCAACAGCTTCAGATCATCAGGTACGTATTTACAGCAGCACTGTTGATAAAAGTTAATATTTGTGTCagtaacatataaaacatatgcATCATAATGGGAATCATAATAATGGGGATCATAATAATGACAAAAGTGTCATGataaattgttttcatataCTGATAAAGACCAAAATCATCcttgaaaatatttgtaaattgatcatttacgtacatgtatatgaatactGGTATACgattgattattattttatcgATTGACTTTCCTCTTTTCAGGTATATATCCAGTAGACAGTACCGTCATATCTTGCCAGGTTGTGAAACCTAGTTTGACATTTTCCACCACTGAAGACATACCACTACCAGAACACAATGATGAACAAGCTGATAAGACGACTGAAGTTACCAACCCTGCCATGGACGCATTGGATACACTGAAGAGTGTTCTCGACACTCCTACAAAGGACAGATACCAATGTAGGATAGATGAAGGCTGGGACATCTCTGGACTTTCGCCCTGTTTTGATGCATACAGAAAACTGCATTTCAAAGTAAAGTCTGTATCAACAGCCTCTCCTATTCCTATGTGCGAGACACCAGGTCTGGATTTGTAGCCAGCACTGCAGCTGCAACCAGTTTACTCGAACAACCACACCAAAGCCAGCAGCCCATATCCCCGGTTCTACAAGAGGCCCTTGTCCTTCCGAAGGTTTCACCTAGAACACCAAAGAGAAAAACACTAAGTAGTGCATTGCCGGACAACTTAACATCAAATGAGTGCATCAGGACAATGGCACTGAAAGGTATTGAGAAACTTAGAGTGTTTGCTGAAAAGGAAGAAAAGGCTAAAAGAACTTATCTAAAAGCATCAGCCAGCAGACAATCAAAGAAATCAAAAGTTCAGGTACACACCAAAACGACAAAAGAAATGGTCCGAGAAGAAGACATTCAGTGCATGGGATGCCACATGACATGGGGGGAGGATATCGACATTGGTGACGGTTCAACATGGATCCAGTGCGATGACTGCGACAAATGGATTCATGCCGATTGCTGCTCTGATGAGGATGGCCAACACAATGAACACTTTCAGTGTCCAGAATGTCGATGATCGTCTAACATAAGACTGCACGATGGGTCGTTGATTAGTCTATAGGCCCATGTGGTAGGCTGTACTAACTACAAGTACCTGTGTACCTATGCATGTACATTGACACACATCGTATTATTGGCTTTTCATTGTATTGTGCTGTAGGCATAACATGAAACTCCGATAACCATGAAAACCACCTCTCGTGTGGGTCTCCATTGGCACAGACATCTTGATCAAGGCAACAAGATGTATATTTGTTGCAAgtcatattcattaaaatatgaaaagtagTAATGATGAAttgaaatatgacattaaatttaaattttactgattgtacagtgtgtgttgtttttttgtttttgttttttttcttcaacttttatgaaatattcattaacaACAATACATCGGACTATTTATATTAGATACAATTAAACAAAAGTCATTCTATAGAGTCTACTAATTTTCAATATTCTTCAATGAAACTTGCACATTTCTATTGGctttaaattaacaaaatttaatcacttactgatgcatttgatttcagtttaaatggaaatatgacagatatgacatttttaaatgaaatataatttcaacATATTGAACACATCAGTATCAAAAGATATTCATTCTTTTTCAGCAAAGTTCCAATACCAAGGAGGAGATATCCCTAACAACAGTCGTGTTGGAGAACTCTGTGATAAAAGGCTACCATGTTTATCAGATTAGGCCTCCTATGTTTCCAGGAGCGCCCTCACTTATCATAGACAGAGAATACACTaacattaaagataaaaatgcGTGTCTAGTATGGATTCCTCCTTTAACATCCTACGAAACCAACTTACATGATACACTTACGGATGGGTCACGACAGCTCTACCTAAAGGATGTCGCAGGCCTGCCAGTAGGTCATGTACCAAGGTCACTGGCGGGTACATTTAGAGAGATACTTGATGGTAACGGTAGCATTACAGCAGAAGTGACGGGGGATCCAATACCCAGTTTTTCGCCATGGCCAGCCCAAAAAGAGCAAGGGGGAGGTGTAGTGGTCCCCTGTAACTACACCATCCAACATACAAACAGAGTGTTTGTTTTGGACCTGTTAACAGAAACACTGTCTAAAATGCCTGAAGGAAAGTGCATGCACATCCGTTAGTCTcttggaaaattaaaaaaaaataaaatcaaactaAACATATGCATGCATGtgtatacttttttttaattaattattcagcgctcttatttattttgtaatttctaAATGGAATTAAACATTGAAGATAAATAACTTTACAAATGTCGGGTAATGTGACGATGTTTTACAACGTTattcaaacaaaatacatttaatttacGCTTTAACTTGTACAGATTTTGTCTTGTTTTTACTGCTAAAATGATCTCCTTATAGTCAATACGGATAATGGTTTGGTAGAGAAATGTGTATTTATGTaccaaattaaaataaagatgtGGAGACTTtgaacaacaaaatatattgagCTACAAGTACATTTTACGAGAAGTGATATGGAAATACATCTTTGCATCGGATCTCTGGACAATAACGTGATTAACGTCACGTCACAAAAGTCAATAGGCTGTTCAATGTACTCACGCATCTGTTTGGCTGCTCGTTGTATGCGTCCTTTCAGGATTGTCATATGAAGACCGGTTGCAGTTTAAGCGAGTTTGCAATTATAATAACGGTTCACAGTCATAACTACTCTTTAAAATTAGGTTTTGAGACGACCCTTGTCGCTTAAATCATGACAGAGAGGCCCTCCAGGGGGCGTGATCCGTTATAGCCGTACTGATCCGCTATAGCCGACTTTTCGGTAGGTTTTATTTTGCGTCTTTCGTTTTGCATGATCAGTTCTATGAATTCTTTTTATTAACATCTGATAGACATTTAAATGttctttatgaaaatatatggtTTATATTATGAAAAGTTTTGTGAACGAAAATTGCAGCGATTTTATGCAAAGTGATCCGCTACTGCCGTAACAACTGTACTCAATTGATAAATCTAATGAACAGTAATCAACCGAGTCCCTCATGTTCTCTCCTCAGACATTACCTGTATACAGTAAATCAACTGAGTCACTCATGTTCTCACCTCAGACATTACCTGTGTACAGTAATCAACTGAGTCACTCATGTTCTCACCTCAGACATTACCTGTGTACAGTAATCAACTGAGTCACTCATGTTCTCACCTCAGACATTACCTGTATACAGTAATCAACAGAGTCGTTCTTGTTCTCACCTCAGACATTACCTGTGTACAGTAATCAACTGAGTCACTCATGTTCTCTCCTCAGACATTACCTGTGTACAGTAATCCACCGAGTCACTCATGTTCTCTCCTCAGACATTACCTGTGTACAGTAAATCAACTGAGTCACTCATGTTATCTTCTGAGACATTACCTGTGTACAGTAATCAACCGAGTCCCTCATGTTCTCTCCTCAGACATTACCTGTGTACAGTAAATCAACCGAGTCACTCATGTTCTCTCCTCAGACATTACCTGTGTACAGTAAATCAACTGAGTCACTCATGTTATCTTCTGAGACATTACCTGTGTACAGTAATCAACCGAGTCCCTCATGTTCTCTCCTCAGACATTACCTGTATACAGTAAATCAACTGTCACTCATGTTCTCACCTCAGACATTACCTGTGTACAGTAATCAACTGAGTCACTCATGTTCTCACCTCAGACATTACCTGTGTACAGTAATCAACAGAGTCACTCATGTTCTCTCCTCAGACATTACCTGTGTACAGTAATCAACTGAGTCACTCATGTTCTCTCCTCAGACATTACCTGTGTACAGTAATCAACTGAGTCACTCATGTTCTTACCTCAGACATTACCTGTGTACAGTAAATCAACTGAGTCACTCATGTTATCTTCTGAGACATTACCTGTGTACAGTAATCCACCGAGTCACTCATGTTCTCTCCTCAGACATTACCTGTGTACAATAAATCAACCGAGTCACTCATGTTCTCTCCTCAGACATTACCTGTGTACAGTAATCAACTGAGTCAGTCATGTTCTCTCCTCAGACATTACCTGTGTACAGTAATCCACCGAGTCACTCATGTTCTCTCCTCAGACATTACCTGTGTACAGTAAATCAACTGAGTCACTCATGTTATCTTCTGAGACATTACCTGTGTACAGTAATCAACCGAGTCCCTCATGTTCTCTCCTCAGACATTACCTGTGTACAGTAAATCAACCGAGTCACTCATGTTCTCTCCTCAGACATTACCTGTGTACAGTAAATCAACTGAGTCACTCATGTTATCTTCTGAGACATTACCTGTGTACAGTAATCAACCGAGTCCCTCATGTTCTCTCCTCAGACATTACCTGTATACAGTAAATCAACTGTCACTCATGTTCTCACCTCAGACATTACCTGTGTACAGTAATCAACTGAGTCACTCATGTTCTCACCTCAGACATTACCTGTGTACAGTAATCAACAGAGTCACTCATGTTCTCTCCTCAGACATTACCTGTGTACAGTAATCAACTGAGTCACTCATGTTCTCTCCTCAGACATTACCTGTGTACAGTAATCAACTGAGTCACTCATGTTCTTACCTCAGACATTACCTGTGTACAGTAAATCAACTGAGTCACTCATGTTATCTTCTGAGACATTACCTGTGTACAGTAATCCACCGAGTCACTCATGTTCTCTCCTCAGACATTACCTGTGTACAATAAATCAACCGAGTCACTCATGTTCTCTCCTCAGACATTACCTGTGTACAGTAATCAACTGAGTCAGTCATGTTCTCTCCTCAGACATTACCTGTGTACAGTAAATCAACCGAGTCACTCATGTTCTCACCTCAGACATTACCTGTGTACAGTAAATCAACTGAGTCACTCATGTTCTCTCCTCAGACATTACCTGTATACAGTAAATCAACGGAGTCGCTCATGTTCTCTCCTCAGACATTACCTGTGTACAGTAATCCACCGAGTCACTCATGTTCTCTCCTCAGACATTACCGGTGTACAGTAAATCAACCGAGTCATTCAAGTTCTCTCTTCAGACATTACCTGTGTAAAGTAGATCAACTGAGTCTCTCATGTTCTCTCCTCAGACATTACCTGTGTACAGTAAATCAACTGAGTCATTCTTGTTCTCTCCTCAGACATTACCTGTGTACAGTAAATCAACTGAGTTACTCATGTTCTCTCCTCAGACATTACCTGTGTACAGTAATCAACCGAGTCGCTCATGTTCTCTCCTCAGACATTACCTGTATACAGTAAATCAACTGAGTCACTCATGTTCTTTCCTCAGACATTACCTGTGTACAGTAAATCAACTGAGTTACTCATGTTCTCACCTCAGACATTACCTGTGTACAGTAAATCAACTGAGTCACTCATGTTCTCTCCTTTGACATTACCTGTGTACATTAAATCAACCGAGTCATTCTTGTTCTCTCTTCAGACATTACCTGTATACAATAAATCAACTGAGTCACTCATGTTCTCACCTCAGACATTACATGTGTACAGTAATGCACCGAGTCCCTGATGTTCTCTCCTCAGACATTACCTGTGTACAGTAAATCAACTGAGTCACTCATGTTCTCTCCTCAGACATTCCTGTGTACAGTAATCAACCAAGTCTCTCATGTTCTCTCCTCAGACATTACCTGTGTACAGTAAATCAACTGAGTCTCTCATGTTCTCTCCTCAGACATTACCTGTGTACAGTAAATCAACTGAGTCTCTCATGTTCTCTCCTCAGACATTACCTGTGTACAGTAAATCAACTGAGTCTCTCATGTTCTCTCCTCAGACATTACCTGTGTACAGTACAGAAGAATCAGAGATGGAGTTCCTGATGGAGGCAATGATTATGAGGTATGTCTATAAAGTCTACTGTTCATTGACCATAACAAGCCcgtttttgttttgaaagtgTAAAACATgctttaaattttaatattaataaattgaTTCGGGCTTAGATTTTGTAATATCCCAACCTCTGCTAACGCCTCGGTtaggattatgttacaaaatcttagccctcgactgagatatCACGATCACTTACAGATAACAGGTTTTTTTCTCGCACCTCTAAGATATAATAAAACTATCTATAAACGCTTCAGTGTATAATTATCCCACCTTGGGCCTCCTTGTTCAAAGCCGATTGACCGTTTCATCTGTTGTTCGAATTTAGTGATTCCGCGTAAAATCATAGTTACGTTATATCAATGCATGGTAAATGCtgtatgtacatatttctaATGATATTGATTGTCTGAAGCGTGTGACATAACTGATTCGAGACTATGATgtcacatgcgcggactgttacatgaatggcgtaaaattccgccaaaaatcGCATAAAAGTACCAGACAGATaagacgagatagaaaaatctagcactgggtatcatgtaagatttccctgtccgaggttTGAGAAAAATTTAATTACTACTTTGTAATTAGTTTATTCATTAGCTATATATTCTATGCCCCTATCATGAAATGGGTCGgacatatacaaaatgtagtagTTTTTAGTAtaatacagagttgtctccATTGCGAAAAAGtatcaatttatatatcatGATTTTGTTAGCGAAACTGATGttcttttctctgaaaaatatgacattgtGCTGGAACATACATGGCGTCGCAATTAATACCTActtgcaaggacagataactgataatatacaaagacgAAATATACCTATGCATTTTGTCACATTCTGGTCTATGTGAACTTGATATATGGAGGCGAGGGCATTTATGTCTTCTAAAATAAGCTAAATTTCTTCATCCTTTCTACAACTACCTCATGTTGTTCTCTTCTAATTGCATCACCACAGCACATTAGATGTCATCAGTGTTTTATCTCCTTAGGCAGGCTGCTAATGAGAAAGGAAATGGGAGAAGTATGGAGGATTCATTCTTTTGTCATAGAAACTCATAAActgtttatcattttttttcagcaAGTTCAGTCACCCAAACATTGTTAAGTTGCTGGGAGTGTGTTTTGAAAGTCATCCACGCTACATCATCTTGGAGCTTCTAGAAGGGGGAGACCTGAAAACATTCCTACGAGAGAGTCGTCCAAAGCCGGTAGGTTATCCAAGTAGATGCATCTTTAGAAGTATTGTGATAAAAGCTAACCTTGTTGTCTTTCTGTGTCAATAGAATAAGTAAAAGTCATATTTCAGTGTAGACCTAActtaaatgtaattatttaggCAGATTCATTTCATGTAAATCCACAGGGAATTGTTGGCCATGATGATGTCATGCAAACCAAATTGGTCAGCATCAACAGTTTAGACCAGCTTCATAGTAAACATTTCCATAGATAAAGCTCAATTAGTAAGTTGTTTTGGAAAATTAAGTCAAATCTGGTAACAAATTAATAGATTTAAGTTTAATGTTGCAGTAGATTCGCCTGAAAACAAGTCTCATTCATAAAGTTGATTTTCTTATTTGGCACAAAATAATTTGAGCTAAATTAGCACAATTATTTTAGctaaattgattttgaaaagcTCAAAATAGTAATTGCCATATTAATTTCATTACCTGGAATGTCTGGATGCAATTTTCCCAATCATATTTAAATGTGAAGCTTCTGGTGCGAAAAGTGGTGACATATGATTACCACAAAAGGTTGTACATTACAATGTACTTTTTTCAATGTGATCACTTTTAAAAGGAATTTTCTAAATTTGGCCTAAATTTGGCAATGACTACAATTGATTGTGTGAAATTGTAAGGCTACCATTTGATATCTTTACCATTAGTTACAGTATATTTCTACCATTGGTACCATATAAAATGTTTAGGGTCCCTAAGTTAGACCTGGGTAGAGTTATTTGACTGGAAGGTACAGTACTATTGATTATAACTCCATTGGTAGTATAATTCAGGATTCACGTACGAGATCCAAAGAAAGTAAGAaatcaatattatttaataagGGGATGCCTGAAAAGCACTTTCTTGTCATTTTGCAGAGCTTTGATGTGATTTTAGGTGTTAATGTCATTACTGAAACACTTATTTATAGAATCAAAATGGTTTTACACAAGAACAAAAATATACGTTTTCCTTCTGTATGACATAAT
This genomic window contains:
- the LOC138320158 gene encoding jerky protein homolog-like, which gives rise to MMGKARKISEKRPQRLRGGYPLSPGRGTRVRKALFEVQQKKLSLRDASKQYGFSFGFLQRRLSGEVEVDKRKGPRPVFNKEEEVAMATWLREMAERGMGLKPQEFLDFVQGVVRKEGKPNNFKDGRPGHDWYYAFMARNAEVVEPRKETPLEMCRAKVNKTKLDTWFVNFRQFLSNHDLLDKPKRIWNADETGFSMGSVPGRVIGPLKSNGHKVPHVSGGHSKQRHTVMFCGNASGDIIPPYFVYPEPKPKGYNPMTGGIDGSKVSYTKKGWMDTATFKTFLSHFDEHAGTDRPVVLLVDGVSSHVDLSVFQDARGRGIELYRLVANATHLMQPLDKGVFGPLKTRWHQVVRKHTRENPGCPIGKQTFAEKLKEAFLLFYKPLTVINSFRSSGIYPVDSTVISCQVVKPSLTFSTTEDIPLPEHNDEQADKTTEVTNPAMDALDTLKSVLDTPTKDRYQCRIDEGWDISGLSPCFDAYRKLHFKVKSVSTASPIPMCETPGLDL